From a single Rutidosis leptorrhynchoides isolate AG116_Rl617_1_P2 chromosome 5, CSIRO_AGI_Rlap_v1, whole genome shotgun sequence genomic region:
- the LOC139848857 gene encoding uncharacterized protein, translated as MTRRSGADHEGPSNEEVNNNDDLTAKIEATLDSYSAVFSGKVKEVLQETIEEQITDLLRDQVGVVVREEFDKRFPKPQSEEGIEVGPLNLRVPGNSGFSYKDFKFTKPPLFEGSPDPLKSSRWISDVEGCFWVCECPPNKKTKLATCLMRGATKTWLDDKILMMGEEPFFNLPWDDFKAEFFKEYRTKADLTRILKELRNLHQGSMDLNTLKATFLAKLFDVAKGFEPDDPKVNDVTSSKKKFEASSALSKKAKSGAESVEGHRKSECPDLMTGDKNYDNAKRLKKAWFRYVLCSIKYAATLDCPLCDLDSPLQVEIADGRFSVANGAYKNCVIDFETEKFDNELVPITLGEFDVVVGMDWLDHNRANLDCREKFMRVRTPSAGELIVYGEARKCPVAICTYARACRLVSSGGMAYLAHVVDTRDEPPSIKSIHVVNEFAYVFPDDLPGVPPVRQVEFRIELVSWANLVAKTPYHLAPNEMHELLNQTQELLKKGFIRPSSSSWGAPFLFTLRNEKLYAKFSNCEFWLREVQFLGHILNHEGIKVGSGKIEAIKSWERPTTPTEFRSFFGLAGYYRRFIQYFYEISSSLTKLTWKNVKFEWGDVQEDAFQLLKRKLCQAPMIVLPEGLEDMVVYFDASISGLGCVLMQRDWAHRRIRVRIWPSLLVANFEKTLLTKRI; from the exons ATGACACGAAGAAGTGGTGCGGATCATGAGGGTCCGAGTAATGAGGAGGTGAATAACAATGATGATCTcacggccaagattgaggccacGCTTGACAGTTATTCTGCGGTGTTTAGTGGGAAGGTTAAAGAGGTTCTTCAAGAGACAATTGAGGAACAAATAACTGATCTCCTTCGAGATCAAGTGGGTGTGGtggtaagggaagagtttgataaGAGGTTTCCAAAGCCTCAAAGTGAAGAAGGTATTGAAGTGGGACCGCTTAATTTGAGGGTTCCCGGAAATAGTGGGTTTAGTTATAAAGACTTTAAGTTCACTAAGCCGCCACTATTTGAAGGGAGTCCCGACCCTCTCAAAAGCTCTAGGTGGATATCGGATGTGGAAGGTTGTTTCTGGGTGTGTGAATGCCCACCCAATAAAAAGACAAAGCTCGCTACATGCCTAATGAGGGGTGCGACAAAGACTTGGTTAGATGATAAGATCCTCATGATGGGTGAGGAGCCGTTTTTTAATTTGCCATGGGATGATTTCAAGGCCGAGTTCTTCAAGGAGTATCGCACTAAAGCCGATCTCACCCGAATTCTGAAGGAGTTGCGAAATCTACatcaagggtctatggacctaaacactcttaaggCCACTTTTCTTGCTAAG TTGTTTGATGTGGCGAAAGGTTTTGAACCCGATGATCCGAAAGTTAATGATGTTACTTCGAGTAAGAAAAAGTTCGAGGCAAGTAGTGCCCTGAGTAAGAAGGCTAAGAGTGGGGCCGAAAGTGTG GAGGGTCACCGGAAGTCCGAGTGTCCCGACTTGATGACAGGTGATAAGAACTACGACAACGCCAAGCGGTTAAAAAAGGCG TGGTTCCGATATGTCCTATGTTCTATAAAATATGCGGCTACTTTAGATTGCCCTTTATGTGATCTAGACTCGCCTTTACAAGTCGAGATCGCCGATGGTAGGTTCTCGGTGGCTAATGGGGCGTATAAaaattgtgttattgatttcgaaactgAGAAGTTTGATAATGAGTTGGTTCCTATTACCTTGGGGGAATTTGATgtcgttgtgggtatggattggctcgatcataatagagctaaTCTTGATTGTCGTGAAAAATTTATGAGGGTAAGAACCCCAAGTGCGGGAGAGCTAATCGTGTATGGTGAAGCTCGAAAATGTCCCGTGGCTATTTGTACTTATGCTCGGGCGTGCCGACTTGTGTCTAGTGGAGGTATGGCTTATCtagcccatgtggttgatactcgagatgagccaccttCCATTAAATCTATTCATGTTGTTAACGAATTTGCATATGTCTTTCCCGATGATTTACCGGGTGTTCCGCCAGTGAGACAAGTGgagtttcgcatcgagttggtttcgTGGGCGAATCTCGTTGCCAAAACTCCCTATCATTTGGCACCAAACGAAATGCATGAACTGTtgaaccaaacccaagagttgttaaaaaagggttttattcgaccgagtagcTCGTCATGGGGTGCTCCGTTCTTGTTC ACGTTGCGTAATGAGAAGTTGTATGCGAAATTCTCtaattgtgaattttggttaagggaagtacaattccttggccatattttgAATCACGAAGGGATTAAGGTGGGTTCAGGGAAGATTGAGGCGATTAAGAGTTGGGAAcggccgactacgcctacggaattcCGAAGTTttttcggattggccggttattatcgtcggtttattcaataTTTTTACGAGATTTCTTCATCCTTAACGAAGCTAACTTGGAAGAATGTGAAGTTCGAATGGGGTGATGTGCAAGAGGATGCTTTTCAACTATTGAAGcgcaaattgtgtcaagctccgatgaTAGTGTTACCGGAAGGGTTGGAAGACATGGTGGTGTATTTTGATGCCTCAATTagtgggctcggttgtgttcttatgcaaaggg